One window of the Prionailurus bengalensis isolate Pbe53 chromosome E1, Fcat_Pben_1.1_paternal_pri, whole genome shotgun sequence genome contains the following:
- the GPRC5C gene encoding G-protein coupled receptor family C group 5 member C isoform X3 — protein sequence MAIPKALLTCLGLPLFLCSGAQAQNHVPPGCSPDLNPLYYNLCDRSGAWGIVLEAVAGAGVVTTFVLTIILVASLPFVQDTKKRSLLGTQVFFLLGTLGLFCLVFACVVKPDFSTCASRRFLFGVLFAICFSCLVAHVFALNFLARKNHGPRGWVIFTVAVLLTLVEVIINTEWLIITLVRGGGEGGPPGNGSAAWTTASPCAIANMDFVMALIYVMLLLLCAFTGAWPALCGRFKRWRKHGVFVLLTTATSIAIWVVWIVMYTYGNKQHNSPTWDDPTLAIALAANAWAFVLFYIIPEVSQVTKASPEQSYQGDMYPTRGVGYETILKEQKGQSMFVENKAFSMDEPASAKRPVSPYSGYNGQLLTSVYQPTEMALMHKGPSEGAYDVILPRATANSQVMGSANSTLRAEDMYAAQSHQAATSPKDVKNSQVFRNPYVWD from the exons ATGGCCATCCCCAAAGCCTTGCTGACATGCCTGGGGCTGCCCCTCTTCCTATGCTCAGGGGCCCAGGCCCAGAATCATGTGCCACCCGGCTGCAGCCCGGACCTCAACCCCCTCTACTACAACCTGTGTGACCGCTCTGGGGCTTGGGGCATTGTCTTGGAGGCAGTGGCTGGGGCGGGCGTCGTTACCACTTTTGTCCTCACCATCATCCTTGTGGCCAGCCTCCCCTTTGTGCAGGACACCAAGAAGCGGAGCCTCCTGGGGACCCAGGTATTCTTTCTGCTGGGGACCCTGGGCCTCTTCTGCCTCGTCTTTGCCTGCGTGGTGAAGCCGGACTTCTCCACCTGTGCCTCTCGCCGGTTCCTCTTTGGAGTTCTGTTCGCCATCTGTTTCTCCTGCCTGGTGGCTCACGTCTTTGCCCTCAACTTCCTGGCCCGGAAGAACCATGGGCCCCGGGGCTGGGTGATCTTCACCGTGGCCGTGCTGCTGACCCTCGTGGAGGTCATCATCAACACCGAGTGGCTGATCATCACGCTGGTCCGGGGCGGTGGCGAGGGCGGCCCTCCGGGCAACGGCAGCGCTGCCTGGACCACGGCCTCCCCGTGTGCCATCGCCAACATGGACTTTGTCATGGCGCTCATCTACGTCATGCTGTTGCTGCTGTGCGCCTTCACGGGGGCCTGGCCAGCCCTGTGTGGCCGCTTCAAGCGCTGGCGCAAGCACGGGGTTTTCGTGCTGCTCACCACGGCCACCTCCATCGCCATCTGGGTGGTGTGGATTGTCATGTACACTTACGGCAACAAGCAGCACAACAGTCCCACCTGGGACGATCCCACGCTGGCCATTGCTCTTGCCGCCAATGCCTGGGCCTTTGTCCTCTTCTACATCATCCCTGAAGTCTCCCAGGTGACCAAGGCCAGCCCAGAGCAAAGCTACCAGGGGGACATGTACCCGACCCGGGGCGTAGGCTACGAGACCATCCTGAAGGAGCAGAAGGGCCAGAGCATGTTTGTGGAGAACAAGGCCTTTTCCATGGACGAGCCAGCCTCAG CTAAGAGACCGGTGTCCCCATACAGCGGGTACAACGGGCAGCTGCTGACCAGTGTGTACCAGCCCACCGAGATGGCCCTGATGCACAAAGGCCCG tCTGAAGGAGCTTACGACGTCATCCTCCCACGAGCCACCGCCAACAGCCAGGTGATGGGCAGTGCCAATTCCACCCTGAGGGCCGAAGACATGTATGCGGCCCAGAGCCACCAGGCAGCCACATCGCCGAAAGACGTCAAGAACTCCCAGGTCTTTAGAAACCCCTACGTGTGGGACTGA
- the GPRC5C gene encoding G-protein coupled receptor family C group 5 member C isoform X2, with the protein MAIPKALLTCLGLPLFLCSGAQAQNHVPPGCSPDLNPLYYNLCDRSGAWGIVLEAVAGAGVVTTFVLTIILVASLPFVQDTKKRSLLGTQVFFLLGTLGLFCLVFACVVKPDFSTCASRRFLFGVLFAICFSCLVAHVFALNFLARKNHGPRGWVIFTVAVLLTLVEVIINTEWLIITLVRGGGEGGPPGNGSAAWTTASPCAIANMDFVMALIYVMLLLLCAFTGAWPALCGRFKRWRKHGVFVLLTTATSIAIWVVWIVMYTYGNKQHNSPTWDDPTLAIALAANAWAFVLFYIIPEVSQVTKASPEQSYQGDMYPTRGVGYETILKEQKGQSMFVENKAFSMDEPASAKRPVSPYSGYNGQLLTSVYQPTEMALMHKGPSEGAYDVILPRATANSQVMGSANSTLRAEDMYAAQSHQAATSPKDVKNSQAQSPPNKTRW; encoded by the exons ATGGCCATCCCCAAAGCCTTGCTGACATGCCTGGGGCTGCCCCTCTTCCTATGCTCAGGGGCCCAGGCCCAGAATCATGTGCCACCCGGCTGCAGCCCGGACCTCAACCCCCTCTACTACAACCTGTGTGACCGCTCTGGGGCTTGGGGCATTGTCTTGGAGGCAGTGGCTGGGGCGGGCGTCGTTACCACTTTTGTCCTCACCATCATCCTTGTGGCCAGCCTCCCCTTTGTGCAGGACACCAAGAAGCGGAGCCTCCTGGGGACCCAGGTATTCTTTCTGCTGGGGACCCTGGGCCTCTTCTGCCTCGTCTTTGCCTGCGTGGTGAAGCCGGACTTCTCCACCTGTGCCTCTCGCCGGTTCCTCTTTGGAGTTCTGTTCGCCATCTGTTTCTCCTGCCTGGTGGCTCACGTCTTTGCCCTCAACTTCCTGGCCCGGAAGAACCATGGGCCCCGGGGCTGGGTGATCTTCACCGTGGCCGTGCTGCTGACCCTCGTGGAGGTCATCATCAACACCGAGTGGCTGATCATCACGCTGGTCCGGGGCGGTGGCGAGGGCGGCCCTCCGGGCAACGGCAGCGCTGCCTGGACCACGGCCTCCCCGTGTGCCATCGCCAACATGGACTTTGTCATGGCGCTCATCTACGTCATGCTGTTGCTGCTGTGCGCCTTCACGGGGGCCTGGCCAGCCCTGTGTGGCCGCTTCAAGCGCTGGCGCAAGCACGGGGTTTTCGTGCTGCTCACCACGGCCACCTCCATCGCCATCTGGGTGGTGTGGATTGTCATGTACACTTACGGCAACAAGCAGCACAACAGTCCCACCTGGGACGATCCCACGCTGGCCATTGCTCTTGCCGCCAATGCCTGGGCCTTTGTCCTCTTCTACATCATCCCTGAAGTCTCCCAGGTGACCAAGGCCAGCCCAGAGCAAAGCTACCAGGGGGACATGTACCCGACCCGGGGCGTAGGCTACGAGACCATCCTGAAGGAGCAGAAGGGCCAGAGCATGTTTGTGGAGAACAAGGCCTTTTCCATGGACGAGCCAGCCTCAG CTAAGAGACCGGTGTCCCCATACAGCGGGTACAACGGGCAGCTGCTGACCAGTGTGTACCAGCCCACCGAGATGGCCCTGATGCACAAAGGCCCG tCTGAAGGAGCTTACGACGTCATCCTCCCACGAGCCACCGCCAACAGCCAGGTGATGGGCAGTGCCAATTCCACCCTGAGGGCCGAAGACATGTATGCGGCCCAGAGCCACCAGGCAGCCACATCGCCGAAAGACGTCAAGAACTCCCAG GCTCAGTCCCCGCCAAATAAAACAAGATGGTAG